TACCCTACAGAAACCACTGTATTCAATAAACCGgaatttctttctttgaaagagCCATAAAGAAAATGGCCACCTGTAAGTACCAGCTGGGCAAGTACATAATCTACTTCACAACTTGTGCTGTGGTAGCTGCGGTGATAGTCTACTCCTTTGCTAGTGAGAAGTTCCTGTGTAAGAAAACTACTCTGCAGGTATGTACATAAATAGACATCAGGTGCAGATTAACTTGGAAATTGAGTATTCTCTTAGTAGTAGTAATAAGtagtacatattttaaaaatctctgaagATTTACCAAATACAAACTAAGCAAAGCATCAATTAGATTAGAAAGTACCTTTCTAAAGAAGAGTGCAAGGGAGCCCATCTTGCGGGGCCTGGTGGCCATGGCAGTGCTAAGTTGCTGGGCTGGTCTTTGCTCTCCAGGAGAGATCTGCTGGACCGTTAACGGGCCCGGTAACTGCAGTGTCGCCCCGGTCACCTGAGGGTTCAGGGTACCAGCAAGGGTCTGGGCACTGAGAGGCTGAATGGGCCCGgagacagcctgtggctgggTACCTACATTTACTTGGACTGGGAAGAAAGTTATTCCTCCATTTTCATTGGCAATAcctgtaatttaagaaaaagagtCTGAAATAAGAGCAATTAGGGGCAGGAGATGTTCCTGGTTGTTAGTAGTTTTGTGtcagttggtttgttttttttaaagaattcagGAATTTTCGTATTAGTTATTTTGACTATATGTTTAGTATATTATAGATGAAATTGTCTCACCAAAATATTTTGGACTTTTCATCATAAGACAAGAAGATAAGGGAAATTGAACTAAGTTTTTCATATTAACATAACTTTCATCCTGTGCTAGTTCAGGAAGGAAGGCTTATGGAAATAACTTGTATAAAACAGATGCTGACAGTCAGAACACCCTTGTGCTGTACATGTTCTGTCTCTAAATTCTGCTCATCTACTCAAACAATTCTTCCCAATTATGAATTCTTAAACATACTTTTTTCTCCACTGGCATACTGTTGCCCTCCTCTCCCTGTTACTGTGTACTAACTCTCTGCTGGGAACAACCTGAATAACTCAACAGTTGCTTTTCTCTCACCTTGCACTGGTATGGTCACAGTTTGCCCGTTGTTGGCTGTGACGGTGGCAGTTGCCACTGTAACCAGCGTCTGGCCGGGCACGGGCGTTACCGACATGGCTTCGGGATTCATGTTCTGCACAGGCACCGTATTCACCACGGGCTGTTGGGGAACTCTGACTGGAGTGCCACTGTCAGAGGTACTATCGCTGTCAGCAAACAGTCTCCTCCTTGTAGGATTGGCTGTAGGAGAGCTGTATCTGTCATACAGGGTAGTGGGAGAGGATGAAAGGCCTGTGGATTGAAAAAACCAAAGCATGtctaaatatatgtatttaacaCTTGTTGTATAAACCTTGGTTATATAAATACATGACAGAAATCTACTAAACCAAAATATGTCAATGCAAAgctcttcaggaaacatttttaaaaattctgtatgTCTACATTTGTGGCTTACAGATTGCTTTTAGCACTGACTTAATCCCATGTAATGCCAATGTATGATGGTttatttttccagaggaaaagttTGAGACTTCACATAACTAAATATAGAGTGGAGTTTCCATTGTGGTATAACAGTAAAGCAAACTGTTCAAGTGCTACcacttaaataatatttatacacatacacTACTTGAGTTCTAACAGaagtatatgtatacatacataggTGCTGTTCATATACATAGCTCCTAAAAACACCCTCTCACAACAGTATTTTGTTCACACTGAAATAACTAAGATCAATGCATTCCTTACAAATATGTTTGCAATTAACTGTCCATTGACATTAAAGCCATGGTTGAAGACATGTAAGCATGTTATTAAGTCTCACCTTTTCCTAGTCCTCCAGTCTCAGCACGAACCTCATTTATTCGTCTTGGTGTCAACGGTGAACCTACAACACTGTTCCCAGCAGATCTCTCAAAATACTGAGGTGGCATTACCTGAAAATATTTGAGTGGCTGGGTCACAGATTAATTAcataacaaatttttaaaagcttctgtaCTACAAATTTGGAACAGCAGAAGTATatggcaaaaaataaaaccaagaccACTGAACCACAAGCCTAACTGAAATGGTGCAATGACTGTGCTGCTCTAGAAGATGCACTACTGTAATAATCTTTCTGTGACTACAACTACAAGTCTGTACTTTACACTATGTTCTTCTTGTCTAGTAATCTTTTCAAGTGAGTGAGTGACTGGGCCAGACATTCCCTGCTCTCTGCTCTGGCTGTCTCTAGCGAGGTGTCTGTGAACAGGCCCCAGCACACTACCCTGACTCTGCTTTCTCTGCCCTGGTTAACCTGTGGGGTGAAACTGAAACTGGGGCCCCTGAAGCCTCCCCTTCAGGGTATAGTGCCCACTCTCTACCTTCCTGTctgatgatatatatatatagatatatatatagagatatagatatatagagatagatatatatatatataaaaaaaacataCAAGAAGTACTCACCTCTTCACAAGTAGGAACTTTGTTTTCATTATCTCTGATTCTGTCCCACAGGATGGATTCCTGTTTCCATGCCATACTTTCCAAGATCTGTTCTTCAATATGATTAAGGTGTTTTACCACTTCCCGACAAAGGCCATCCTCTGCTCTAATGAACACCTCAATTACCTGTAAGGTGTATAATCACAATCAACACAAGGTACTTGTTTCATATATTTCTTCTTACAGAAAGATCTAATTCCTGATTTTCAAGAAAGAGATGATTAGAAATATTAAGGGTTCATTTCTATGACTCAATCATACTTTGTCATGCATTTTTATCAGAAGATAGTTATTTGTATCTTATAGACACTTGGGCAGTATTTTTTCCAATACAAAAAGGGGCAAAGCTGAGAATGAAGAGTTAATATCTAAGTTAAGGTCTAGGTATGGAGATTACTTAATATAAGTCAATAGAGTACTCATAACTTGGTAAGCATTTCTAGTTATCAAGCACTTTACCTTATAAAAATGATAAACAGGAATGTCAAATATTTCAGTGATGAATGGGAAGTTCCCAGGTGGCTTATATGTGAAGGTAATTATCTCAAGGCAACATGCCAGCAGCGATCTATGAAACACATCTTGCTCCAGTATTGCCTGCAAGAGAGTTGCAAATTTCAATGCTTAATTTACGGTGTAACCATGGAACAATAAAATGCTTTCCATTCTGCCTCATCCAAACCAGCATGATTATCAAGCttataaaaagagatttttttaaataagagaacAGAATCCAAAATGAGCCATTAAAAATTTCATTGTGTTTGTAAACAAATGATTCCTTGTACACTTTTTCTTCGATTCAGGTATACGTAACAGCCTACTTTTCAGAGATTTACCCTCATTTTAAATAGCTGTCTGTTCTGCTCTACAAttagtttccttttctgtagGTCCAACTTTAAAAATGAGGTACAGTTTGATTAGTCTTCCTTACAGATAAGTCGGTGTCTCCCAGTCTCCTCCTCTCTTGCTCAATGACTGATTCCAGGACCTTGTAGTATAGCACCTCAGCACGACGAAAATGCTTGCTAGCAACATCTGCAggaattttaaatagaaaaatattgtgaaatgtgataaaataattatatCCTTCATCTTAAGTTATAGAGATACGACAATTTAGTGGCACCTGtgtatttctgtgctgctgtggctaCAATACTTTTGTGACTAGACCGCTTAATTTTACATTAACTTACGCATCCCTCTCCTATGCTGCACTGACTTGTGAATGCAGAGCAGAATAACTTATTACCGAACCCAGATTCtgatgaaaacacaaaaaaacacataaaaacaaTCCTTAACATTGCTGTAATAGAATAGACATGTTTCAAGTtcagaaaatacactgaaaagtATACCTATATGGATCCAACTTGCACTGCGCAACAGAAAACCCTGAAGCAACTATGCTGACAAGAACAAAGGCCCTATTAAGAAGCAAGAAGGTCAGAAGCATCTTCCTTATTTTCAATCCATCTTCATGCACTTCACAAATCATGACAACTGCAAATAATACTTCATGTTTATACTGGCAGGTTTTTAACATCTGTACTAATCTATCCTTGTATGCAAGCCAAAACTGCTGTAGGGTCTTCAAAGACTACAATTAGTCAGATTTTTCATTATTATCACAGAAATCCATGCcattgctattatttttatttgagagagaaagagcagtACCCTTAACTGAGCTTTCCATTTCAGTTCCATACAACTGAAAGTATCATCAAATTCCAGTGATTTGAGCTAAGGCTGATTATAAAATTCTAGAGCAGGGTTGAAATTTGCCACATCTTAAGAATACGGGGAAAGACAAAAGTAATAGAAAAGATGCTTGTGCTGAAGCATAACCTGTAAGTAAAACAGTAATTACAAGAGATCAATGTCTTATACAGATAAGAATTAAAATGCCTGTAAAGTAAAATGTTACCCACCTTTGGAAAAATTACTGAATTCTCCTTCAGACTGCATGCTCTGGCAGTATACTTCATACATCTCTTTTACTCTGTTTGCAATAGATTGAGAAGGATCTCTGGAACATGCCCTGAAAATAGGAACTAAACAGTTTCAACATTCctactgagacaaaaaaaaaaataatctacaacTATTTTTGTAATATGATGACGCATGAAACTGTAAATATATTGCATAGCAATACAAACATACCCATGTGTCTAACTGCATATGCACTGTAAAGTGTCCACagcatattattattattgtatacATTGTAGTAACAGCTCATCTTTTCATGATCAGGGATAAATACTTAAACAGCAGTTTCCACATGATATATAACAACTGGTTTAAAATATATTGTACCTGTAGCAACAGTTTAGCTATATGgagaataaattttattttgcatctcCTAGAGTATGGAGTGATTTGCTAGGCAGTGAGATTTGCAAAGTAGGAAGAAAAGCCTTGAAAATTTTTTATTAGCAGTTTGCTGTTAGAGAAGCTTGGAACTGTTGGGTTTTAAATGTTGTATGTTCTTACAACCACCAATCTCTTCAGGACAAATGTGTCTAAATAAAGAGAACAAAATCTTCTAGAATTTAATTGCCTTTCTGGGTCCTGTTTTACTCTAGAACCTTTCAAGActgataaattttaaattacactgTTAAACATTAACATATgttattaaaactattttaaaaatagaattatttggTTAGCTGAACATCAAACTTACCTGAGTATTTGCTCCAGATTTTCACTGGGGGCATTTTTCAGTCCTGCCAGCATCGTATGAAGGCGGCTCAAACTGTATGTTGCTATGGAAACAGGTGTCACGTACGGGTTGCTCTCTTTAATATACTTGCGGCCAGTAAGTGGAGTTGTAATCCTAAGTGATTTGGactaaaaaacaaaaagtaagcATATAACCGTACACTATTATAAAACTTAGATACAGGCCATAAACGAGAAAGTGTCAGTCTGTAGAATTCTTACCCTGTGTTGTGATACAGGCCTGGAAAAAATGGCTAGAAATCAAAGAGCCCAGAGTAGCTCATGTCTCAGATAACAGCCAGCAAAGAAAGACCAATCTGTGTCCCTTGGATGTCTGTACGGGACAGTACTGTATATACACAGAGAGGATGTGACCTCACACTGAAAGGTAGATACTGGGAGTGAAGTGTGAAACAACTAGGCCAATctaaaaaagccccccaaaaagcCCAGCAGTCTCCTCCTACCCACTGAGTACCAAAGGTAGCCGTAGCTCAGACAAAGTGTACTGAGCCAGGGTTTCCTGTCAGTGGGTTTAACACTTAACATGAAAAGTCCTCCTGAACTTAACACTTACCATTTAATTCATTTGCATCAGTTCAAGTCATCACATCAAAATAACACCAAGGATGTTCCTTCAATTAGTGTGCAGCAAAACCAATGCATCTTCTAATTATCTAACCATGCAATTACCAAGAAATGTTTTCCTTACTTTAATGAATACGTTATATTTTGCAGTCTTTTCACCATGAAGTCTAGCTCCCAATACTCCCCCCATTTTCCCCACACACTCCTGAGTCTGTTTTATTTCTGCCTCCATGCCCTAAGCAGGAAAGATGcttcccccagccctgtcctgggCTCACTGGAACATGCCACAGCACAAGTATTGCACCTGCAAGCTGCTGTCTTACAGGCCACACTGTTTCATCACTTCAGAAACCCATGAGAGTCACACACCCAGATCTGTGCCAGCAAAACTCAGCAGtagattatttctttaaatagatCAGAAGCAAAGAATTAACTGATTGGACTGATTTTGTGGGTTAGGTTATTCTGATCTTTTCTCTCCTGAATGTTGAAAGCCACTAACCAACTCTCACTCTGAAAAAAGATCATGTAACTATTTCAGTGATCTAGGCTGTTTTACCCCTTTGCTCTCTGTAATCCAATTGTGCTAATACAGCTTATATCCTTCTTTATTTGCCCGTCTCATATCCTTCCTCCTTTAAGATATCTTTTCCACCTTCAGGAACACTTTGATACTCTGCAACCACAGGTATACAAGTCAGCATTCAAAGCCTGTTTTTCAAAAGCTATTCTAGTCACACAAAGGCCCTGATAATTTTCAGGGTCTTCACTTTATTGTTCTGAAACACGTAGTGTCCTTTATCCTCGGAAAGACCATATTCTATGCTATTTCATTAGTCGTATATAGACACAAATGTACCTGTCAGGCTTGTAAGCAAGCAAGGTGAAAACCATTCCCTAGTGATTTAACTAAAACTGTGAGCAGATGTAATACCAACACCTGAAGCACACCtgtgaaaaggaaacaaacagaatGCACAGAGCAAAGCGCTGAGCAGCTTTggtgggacagggatgggaggggaagggggacagACAGGTCCAGAGGACCCTGACACTTGTGGGAGAATTCAGCACCTGCCAAACAACCATGGAGAAGCGCCTCTTCTGTTGTGCTTCAAAATCTTCTAAAGATACCTCTTTAAGTAATTACCTAAATATTCTCTATACTGGATTTAATCAAAGAAAACCCAAATGCATGGAGAAATTCTGTCCCACAGCCCCAAAAGTAAACAACATATCTAATCAATTACAAACTCTAACACAGCTATGCTGTGTGCACTCCCAGGTCACCCTGAACAATAAACATGGTAATTTTTAGTAGCTGCTTCTCCTCATCAGACAAACTCAACTTATTCTCCATATACAAACGGCAACTCAGACTGTGTCATACTCACCCTATCAAAGTGCTGCTGCAAGTTATGCTTCACCTGTACTCTTTCAGCTGTTTCCATTCCTGAAGTTGTATTTAAGCACCTTGTGAGAGTTCCAATCTCTTCATCTGCATCCTCCCCAAGAAATATTCGCTCATCAAGATTTCCTACTGACAAAACATACTCCTCGTAGGCCTTGTTGATGGCTTTGctacagcagaaaaaggaaagacagatATAAAACCCCTTTTATTTAGACAGTGCTTTGTTCACCTGCTTACCAAAGGAACACAGTTCTGGCCTGCTGGGAGTCTACTTCACAATTTCTTTGGACCCCGACTTAAGCGTTGGAACTCTTTTAAAATCTACAGTATCTTAAACATGACAATATTTTTCCACTGTATCTGATGACTTGCCATTTAGCATAGCTGCAGGAGGAACATCATAAAACACTGAGAACTCTTATTTGGCTGGAAACTCCTCAAAACTTACACAGCATCACATCATCATAAACTACGCATACCATTTTCATACCATTTGAAAGAAAGTAATTCCACCTCATAAGCATCTctaaatttataaagaaaaaatatcaccaAATCTTCCCAATACCACTTGCCACTCATTCAGTGTGCTTCCACATCTTTTTCATACAAACACTTTGAGTTATAtaccaaaaaaagaggaaacatagAAACATAAGAATAAAAGCAGACATCAAGTAACACCACCCTGAAAAATCATTCCCCTTTCAAATCATACCACCTATCATACCACCACAAAGGAACTGAAACACAATGTAATGTATAAACACCAAAAGCTACGCAAGCCAGCTAGCTAGTATTACTGTTAAGCCACAGACAATAATGCAAGTGCAACTGTATTACAGAGGGATACTAATGCAAACCAAACCACAAATACAGTGACTCACAAGCTATCTCCAAAGTTCCCAGGATCTAGAAATCCAGTGAgattttcatcttttccttttaaaagctgTAAGACAGTTAAGAACAAAGGAGGGACATTTTAGTTCTTAAAAAGGTTTTGAAGATAATGAGTAAGAAGAAACTTTTCTACATTACATATTTATTGACCAACCTTTTTGTCAAAAAGTTTCCGAATATATGGCTTCCAAAAATGTTCCTTTATGCCTTTTGCTTCTAAAACTAATCCATAATGTAATGAACACAGTTTTTCAATGATGCAGGGAGGATCAGATGATACTTTATAATCCTTACTATGAAAATCTTCAGGCAGACCTACAATTAAGAATACTATATTATTTAATTTTGCAAATCCATATCATGTTACCTTATTAACCTTAAATTCTATGCTGTGTAGTTTAGACAGTGTGAAATTAAAATGGTAAACTAATTAGTTCCTT
The Athene noctua chromosome 9, bAthNoc1.hap1.1, whole genome shotgun sequence DNA segment above includes these coding regions:
- the RBL2 gene encoding retinoblastoma-like protein 2 isoform X3 gives rise to the protein MPGEEEDDAESGAGGGAAAAAPPSPPADEGDTRQRYEELCCSLNMDERARSEAWLSYQSMKRNYTLEGNDLHWLACALYVACRKAVPTVSRGTAEGNYVSLTRILRCSEQSLIEFFNKMKKWEDMANLPSQFRERTERLERNFTVSAVIFKKYEPIFQDIFRYPQEDQPRQQRGRKQRRQPCTVTEVFQFCWVLFVHAKGNFPMISDDLVNSYHLLLCALDLVYGNALQCPNRKELLNPNFKGLPEDFHSKDYKVSSDPPCIIEKLCSLHYGLVLEAKGIKEHFWKPYIRKLFDKKLLKGKDENLTGFLDPGNFGDSFKAINKAYEEYVLSVGNLDERIFLGEDADEEIGTLTRCLNTTSGMETAERVQVKHNLQQHFDRSKSLRITTPLTGRKYIKESNPYVTPVSIATYSLSRLHTMLAGLKNAPSENLEQILRACSRDPSQSIANRVKEMYEVYCQSMQSEGEFSNFSKDVASKHFRRAEVLYYKVLESVIEQERRRLGDTDLSAILEQDVFHRSLLACCLEIITFTYKPPGNFPFITEIFDIPVYHFYKVIEVFIRAEDGLCREVVKHLNHIEEQILESMAWKQESILWDRIRDNENKVPTCEEVMPPQYFERSAGNSVVGSPLTPRRINEVRAETGGLGKGLSSSPTTLYDRYSSPTANPTRRRLFADSDSTSDSGTPVRVPQQPVVNTVPVQNMNPEAMSVTPVPGQTLVTVATATVTANNGQTVTIPVQGIANENGGITFFPVQVNVGTQPQAVSGPIQPLSAQTLAGTLNPQVTGATLQLPGPLTVQQISPGEQRPAQQLSTAMATRPRKMGSLALFFRKVYHLASVRLRDLCVKLDISDELRKKIWTCFEYSLVHCPEIMMDRHLDQLLMCAIYVMAKVYRSVLIRGRRRRCRSGSSDSSSQQNSPTDRSKDRNKERTSRDSSPVMRSSSTLPVPHPSSAPPTPTRLTGANSDTEEEERGDLIQFYNNIYIEQIKEFALKYTSNAQTDSPPLSPYPFMRIGSPRRIQLSQNHPVYISPHKNESTLSPREKIFYYFSSSPSKRLKEINSMVRTGETPTKKRGILLEDGTEAPAKRICQENHTALLRRLQDVANDRGSH
- the RBL2 gene encoding retinoblastoma-like protein 2 isoform X1, whose translation is MPGEEEDDAESGAGGGAAAAAPPSPPADEGDTRQRYEELCCSLNMDERARSEAWLSYQSMKRNYTLEGNDLHWLACALYVACRKAVPTVSRGTAEGNYVSLTRILRCSEQSLIEFFNKMKKWEDMANLPSQFRERTERLERNFTVSAVIFKKYEPIFQDIFRYPQEDQPRQQRGRKQRRQPCTVTEVFQFCWVLFVHAKGNFPMISDDLVNSYHLLLCALDLVYGNALQCPNRKELLNPNFKGLPEDFHSKDYKVSSDPPCIIEKLCSLHYGLVLEAKGIKEHFWKPYIRKLFDKKLLKGKDENLTGFLDPGNFGDSFKAINKAYEEYVLSVGNLDERIFLGEDADEEIGTLTRCLNTTSGMETAERVQVKHNLQQHFDRSKSLRITTPLTGRKYIKESNPYVTPVSIATYSLSRLHTMLAGLKNAPSENLEQILRACSRDPSQSIANRVKEMYEVYCQSMQSEGEFSNFSKDVASKHFRRAEVLYYKVLESVIEQERRRLGDTDLSAILEQDVFHRSLLACCLEIITFTYKPPGNFPFITEIFDIPVYHFYKVIEVFIRAEDGLCREVVKHLNHIEEQILESMAWKQESILWDRIRDNENKVPTCEEVMPPQYFERSAGNSVVGSPLTPRRINEVRAETGGLGKGLSSSPTTLYDRYSSPTANPTRRRLFADSDSTSDSGTPVRVPQQPVVNTVPVQNMNPEAMSVTPVPGQTLVTVATATVTANNGQTVTIPVQGIANENGGITFFPVQVNVGTQPQAVSGPIQPLSAQTLAGTLNPQVTGATLQLPGPLTVQQISPGEQRPAQQLSTAMATRPRKMGSLALFFRKVYHLASVRLRDLCVKLDISDELRKKIWTCFEYSLVHCPEIMMDRHLDQLLMCAIYVMAKVTKEDRSFQNIMRCYRTQPQAKSHVYRSVLIRGRRRRCRSGSSDSSSQQNSPTDRSKDRNKERTSRDSSPVMRSSSTLPVPHPSSAPPTPTRLTGANSDTEEEERGDLIQFYNNIYIEQIKEFALKYTSNAQTDSPPLSPYPFMRIGSPRRIQLSQNHPVYISPHKNESTLSPREKIFYYFSSSPSKRLKEINSMVRTGETPTKKRGILLEDGTEAPAKRICQENHTALLRRLQDVANDRGSH
- the RBL2 gene encoding retinoblastoma-like protein 2 isoform X2, which codes for MPGEEEDDAESGAGGGAAAAAPPSPPADEGDTRQRYEELCCSLNMDERARSEAWLSYQSMKRNYTLEGNDLHWLACALYVACRKAVPTVSRGTAEGNYVSLTRILRCSEQSLIEFFNKMKKWEDMANLPSQFRERTERLERNFTVSAVIFKKYEPIFQDIFRYPQEDQPRQQRGRKQRRQPCTVTEVFQFCWVLFVHAKGNFPMISDDLVNSYHLLLCALDLVYGNALQCPNRKELLNPNFKGLPEDFHSKDYKVSSDPPCIIEKLCSLHYGLVLEAKGIKEHFWKPYIRKLFDKKLLKGKDENLTGFLDPGNFGDSFKAINKAYEEYVLSVGNLDERIFLGEDADEEIGTLTRCLNTTSGMETAERVQVKHNLQQHFDRSKSLRITTPLTGRKYIKESNPYVTPVSIATYSLSRLHTMLAGLKNAPSENLEQILRACSRDPSQSIANRVKEMYEVYCQSMQSEGEFSNFSKDVASKHFRRAEVLYYKVLESVIEQERRRLGDTDLSAILEQDVFHRSLLACCLEIITFTYKPPGNFPFITEIFDIPVYHFYKVIEVFIRAEDGLCREVVKHLNHIEEQILESMAWKQESILWDRIRDNENKVPTCEEVMPPQYFERSAGNSVVGSPLTPRRINEVRAETGGLGKGLSSSPTTLYDRYSSPTANPTRRRLFADSDSTSDSGTPVRVPQQPVVNTVPVQNMNPEAMSVTPVPGQTLVTVATATVTANNGQTVTIPVQGIANENGGITFFPVQVNVGTQPQAVSGPIQPLSAQTLAGTLNPQVTGATLQLPGPLTVQQISPGEQRPAQQLSTAMATRPRKMGSLALFFRKVYHLASVRLRDLCVKLDISDELRKKIWTCFEYSLVHCPEIMMDRHLDQLLMCAIYVMAKVTKEDRSFQNIMRCYRTQPQAKSHVYRSVLIRGRRRRCRSGSSDSSSQQNSPTDRSKDRNKERTSRDSSPVMRSSSTLPVPHPSSAPPTPTRLTGANSDTEEEERGDLIQFYNNIYIEQIKEFALKYTSNATDSPPLSPYPFMRIGSPRRIQLSQNHPVYISPHKNESTLSPREKIFYYFSSSPSKRLKEINSMVRTGETPTKKRGILLEDGTEAPAKRICQENHTALLRRLQDVANDRGSH